Within Microbacterium proteolyticum, the genomic segment CTCGGGGCGCGTCATCATCCCCGACGGCGTGACGGTGGACCTGAGCCGGTTCGCCGTGCAGGCGTACGCGCAGGGAACGCTCGCCGGATCCTCGCCCGTCGCCGCAGACGGCTCCTACCTGATCACTGCGGCGAGGGGCGGGTCCTTCCAGGTGAAGTTCGCCGTCCCGTCCGACGCCCCCGTCCTGGGCGAGTGGTGGGAGGGCAAGGAATACGACACCGAGGCGACACCCATCGTCATCGCCGACGGCGGTTCGGTGACGGGCATCGACGCGACCCTGCGGCGCAGCGGCTCGATCTCCGGCCGGATCACCCTCCCCGCCGGCATCCGGGGCGAGGTGACGGTCCGCGCCTTCCTCGGCTCCGGTCAACCGCGCGGAAACGCGCGCTCGCTCGGAAACGGCGGCTTCATCATCACGGGGCTGGCGGAAGGGTCGTACTCGCTCCAGTTCTTCAGCAACCAGCTGCCGGTCGTCGAACAGTGGTGGACCGGGAAAGCGGACTACGCCAGCGCGGACAGGATCGCCCTCGGCGCGGGCGAAGTGGCCACCGGTTACGACGTCACCATGGTCGCCGCCGCCACGATCTCCGGACGGATGACGTTCCCGGCGGGAGTCCGCCCCGGCGAGAGCAACCCCAGTGTGCAGCTCTACCGCGAGGACGGCAGCTGGTACCCGATCAGCGCGTTGGTCGACGGTGACGGTCGTTATCGCATCCCGAACGTCGCTCCCGGAACGTACCGGGTCTCCTTCGGGAGCGGATCGCTGCCCATCCTCCCGGAGTGGTGGAACGACAAGCCCGACTTCGCGTCCGCAGACCCGATCACGGTCGTCGCCGGAGAAAATCGGACCGGTGTGAACGTCACGTTCGCCAAGGCCCCCACCATTCATGGCAAGGTCACCCTGCCACCGGGGGTCAGCTTCTCCGACGGGATCGTGCAAGTGCGACTGACCCGCGCCAGCGACGGCGGCGGCGTCGCTGCCACGACAGTCCGGCCCGACGGCACCTACTCCTTCGGCTCGCTGCGCCCCACCGCCTACCGCGTCGCCTTCGTCGCGCAGCGACTCCCGGTCCTCGACGAATGGTGGGAGGACGCCGCCGACGAGGCCTCGTCGACACCGGTCACGCTCGCGGTCGGGGAAGACCGGGCCCTGGATGCCGCTCTCGCGCCCGCCGCCATCATCTCGGGGCGCGTATGGGTCCCGACCGGGCTCGGATCCACCGCCGCCGGGGTGACCGTCACCGCGTACGCGGGACCGGACGCGGCGGCCCGCACGACCACCACGGCCGCGGACGGGAGCTACACCCTCTCCGGGCTCCCCGCTGGCTCGTACCGGCTCCGCTTCTCGTCCGACATGCTGCCCGTCGCGGCGGAGTGGTGGAACAACGCGGCTGACTACGCCTCGGCGTCACCGATCGCGGTTCGCGTGTCGCAGGTCCGCAGCGGGTTCAACGCCTACCTCGATCGTCCCTCGTCGATATCGGGGCGGGTCACGCTGCCTGCGGGCGTCGTCGCCACCGCGGGGCAGGTGCATGTCGACGCCTACAGCGCCGCCCGGGAGCGTGTGGGGACCGCCGACGTCCGGGCCGACGGGACTTACACCATCCGCGGACTGACGCCGGCGACCTACCGCCTTCTCTTCCGCGCCGACGACCTCCCCGTGGCCTACGAGTGGTGGCAGGACCAACCGAGCTTCGTGAGCGCGTCGGACGTCGTCCTCGGCGTCCGGGAGGCACGTGAGGGCGTGGATGCCTCCCTCGAACGGGCGGCATCCCTCTCGGGCACCGTGTCCCTTCCGCCGGGGACGAGCTTCGATCAAGGGCGCGTGGAGGCGGCCGTCTTCGCGGCCGAGGACGGCACCTCGCCGGTGGGTACGGCGGTCGTTCGCCCGGACGGGACCTATCTCGTCCAGGGCCTCCGCAGCGCGAGCGTCAAGGTCCGGTTCACGGCCTGCGGCATCGCTGCAGCCGACGAGTGGTGGAACAACAAGAACGACTTCGCCACCGCCCTGAGGCAGACGACGGTGAACGGCTCCGAGAAGAAGAACGTGAACGTCGTCCTCGCTGCAGCGAGCGCCGGCCAGCCCTGCTGAGGACCGGCCGAGCGGTCACTCGCCGCGCGAGACCCGGATCATCTCGTCGCGCGGAACGACCTTGATGCGCGCGCGCTCGTGCGGCGCGCCGAGGGCGATCTCGTGCTCGTCGAGCCGGTGCCAGCCGGCGAGGTCGGTCCAGCGCACTCCGCGCTCGGCCAGGAGCGCGGGGATCGCCTCCTCCTCGGGGTGCGCGGGGCGCCACCACTCGGCCTGGTCGTTGATGACGTGGCGCACCGTCTCCATGGCATCCGACTTGGTGTGGCCGATGAGGCCGACGGGTCCGCGCTTGATCCACCCGGTGGCGTAGAGGCCCGGGATCCGCTCGTTCGAGTCGGATGCCAGCACCTGGCCCTCGTGGTTCGGGATCACGCCGTGACGCTCGTCGAACGGCACGTCGGCCAGCGGCGAGCCGAAGTAGCCGACGGCGCGGTAGATCGCCTGGATCGCGACCTCGCGGATCTCTCCGGTGCCGATGACGCCGCCCTCGGCGTCGGGCTTCGTGCGCTCGTACCGGAACGCCGCCACGCGGCCGTCGGCATCCGTCACGACTTCCACGGGCTTCGCCCAGAAGTGCAGGTGCAGGCGGCGGGAGGCCTCTCCGCCGGCGTTATTCACGCCCGGGCGGGTGCGCCACTGCTGCAGCACGCGGTCGATGACCTTGACCTGCTTGTTGGTCTGGATCGCCGTGAGCGAGGCCTCGTCGTAGTCGAAGTCCTCGTCGTACACGACCATGTCGACATCGCGGAGCTCGCCCAGTTCACGCAGCTCGAGGGGGGTGAACTTCACCTGCGCGGGGCCACGACGACCGAACACGTGCACGTCGGTGACGGGCGAGGCCTTGAGCCCCTGGTACACGTTGTCGGGCACCTCGGTGGGGAGAAGGTCGTCGGCGTGCTTGGCGAGCATGCGCGTGACGTCGAGGGCGACGTTGCCGTTGCCGATCACCGCGACAGACTCGGCCTCCAGCGGCCACTCGCGAGGGACGTCGGGGTGGCCGTCGAACCAGCTGACGAAGTCGGCGGCGCCGTAGGACCCCTTCGCGTCGATGCCGGGGATGTCGAGGTCGGCGTCCCGGATCGCGCCGGTGGCGAAGATCACGGCGTTGTAGTGCTGCTTGAGGTCGTCGAGCGTGATGTCGGTACCGAAGTCGACGTTGCCGAAGATCCGGATATCGCCCCGGTCGAGCACCTCACGGAGAGCGGTGATGACGCCCTTGATGCGCGGGTGGTCGGGGGCCACGCCGTAGCGCACCAGGCCGTACGGGGCGGGGAGTTGCTCGAACAGGTCGATCGACACGTCGAACTCGCGCTCGGCCTTCAGCAGGATGTCGGCGGCGTAGATGCCCGCGGGTCCGGCGCCGACGATGGCAAGGCGCAGCTTCGTCATGGAGATCCTCTCGATCGCGATCGGGGGGGGGTGGGAAAAAGTCAGGCGGAGCGGTCGGCCACCGCGCGGGCGAACCGCGTCAGGGCCTCGCGGACGGCGCCGTCCGGAAGGGGCGCGAGGGCGTCGATCGCCTCTTGCGACCACCGGTGGGCGAGGTCCAGCGTCTCGCGCGTGGTCTCGTGCTCGCGCAGCTCCGTGAGCGGATCGTCGAGGATCGCGGGATCCGCGCCGGCGGCGATCCGGTCCTGCCCCTCGTCGATGCGCGCGCGCAGATCGGCCGAGGCCTGGTCCGACCGGTGGCCGAGCAGCAGGTACGGCATGGTCGGCACACCCGCGCGCAGGTCGGTGCCGGGCACCTTGCCCGTCTCGGACGGGTCGGGCGACAGATCGATCACGTCGTCGAGCAGCTGGAAGGCGACACCGGCCTTCTCTCCGAAGACGACCATCGGGGCCTCGAACTCCTCCGGCGCGCCCGAGTAGATCACGCCCGACTGAGCGGCGGCGGCGATGAGCGACCCGGTCTTGTCGGCGAGGACGCGCAGGTAGAACTCGACGGGCTCGTCGCCCTCCTGCGGGCCGACGGTCTCGTGCATCTGACCGAGGACGAGCCGCTCGAACGTGTCGGCCTGCAGCTGGATCGCGCGCTCGCCGCGCCGGGCCATCAGCTGACTGGCGCGGGAGAAGAGGAGGTCGCCGGTGAGGATGGCGATGTTGTTGCCCCACACCGTCTGGGCGCTGGGCACGCCGCGGCGCTTGTCGGCGCCGTCCATGACGTCGTCGTGGTAGAGCGACCCGAGGTGCGTCAGCTCGAGGGCCGTGGCCACCTCGACGACCTCGGGCGTCGTGCCCCGACCGAGCTGCGCGGTGAGGATCGCGAGCATCGGGCGCACGCGCTTCCCGCCCGCTTCGTACAGGTATCGGGCGGTGACGTCGGCGAGCTTGTCGGCGCTGCGCACCTCACGCTCGAGGGTGCTCTCGACGAGGTCGAGGCCGGCCTCGACGGTGGACAGCAGGGTGCGCGCGCGCAGCCCGCCGAAGATGCGGTCACTCAGGCCCAGCTTGCCCGACAGGCGGGTGCCGGCCGCGGGCGGTCTCGGGGTCACGGTTTCAGCCTATCCTGGCGCGGTCCGGGCCAGCCGCCGGTATCTCGACGGTTGACAGCGCGCGCCCCCGCGGCGTCACGCCCCCGGGTTGCTACCGCGGTGGAGAGCCACGATGCCGAAGGTGAGGTTGCGGTAGGCGACGTCGACCCACCCGGCATCCCGCATCCACGCTGCCAGCGTCGGCTGGTCCGGCCAGTCGCGGATGGATTCGTTGAGGTAGTCGTACGCCTCGGCGTTGGAGCTCACCGCCTTCGCCACGGTCGGGAGCACCCGGTCGTTGTAGAAGCGGTAGAGGCCGTTGAACGCCCGGGACGGCGGGTGGGAGAACTCGCACACGACGATGCGCCCCCCGGGCTTCGTGACCCGGCGCAGTTCCCGCAGCGCGCGACGCGGGTCGTTGACGTTGCGGAGTCCGAACGACATCGTCACCGCGTCGAACTCCCCGTCCTGGAACGGCAGGTCGGTGGCATCCGCCTGCACGAACTCGAGGTTCGGGACGTTCCCGTGGCGACGTCGCCCCTCGGCGATCATCCCGCGGGAGAAGTCGGCCGCGACGACGTGGGCGCCGCTGGGGACGAACGCCATCGACGACGTGCCGGTGCCGGCGGCGAGGTCGAGGATCCGCTCGCCGCGCTGCGGCGCGACGGCCTTCAGGGTCGCGACGCGCCAGAACCTGTCGTTGCCGAGACTCAGCACCGAGTTGGTGCGGTCGTAGGCCGCGGCCACCTGGTCGAACATTCCGCTGACGCGCTGGGGGTCCTTGCCGAGATCGGCGCGGTTCGGGTCGCTGCTCACCCGTCGAGTCTAGGCGCGGCCGGACTCGCCGTCCCCGGCTTGCGCGAGGTCGGCCAGACGCTTCAGCCACGGCCCCGTGACGTCGTCCGAGAAGGGCGCCTCACGGTCGCGCACACGGCGCTCCAGGTCGACGGCCACGGACTCGAGGTGCGTCACGACGTCGGCCGGGTAGCCGTACTTCACCCGGTGCTCGTCCCACTCGTCGCGGTCGTCGATCCACGTGCCGCGCTCGTCGGTGCGCCGCACGACGTCGAGGTCCATGTCGATCCCCACGGGGGCGCCGTCATCGTCCCATCCGGCATCCCACGCGAGATCGATGTAGACGGCGACCGGGTGCGGGGCGGCGTTGTGCGTGAAGGCCCAGTCGCCGCTGGCCGGGACGAGGGTGACGTTGGGCTCGCGGCAGACGAACTCGCGGCCGGGGCGGACGCTGCGCCACCCGATCTGCTGCCCGAACCAGTCGCCCCAGTCGTCGCTGCCGAGGTAGACGCAGTCCTGCTCCCAGTGCGGGGACCCGTCCCACTTGCGCCAGCGGAACACGAGCCGGGTGCCGGGTGCGGGTCGGGACGTCATGCCGCGAGTCTAAGTCGCGGCGCATGCACGACAGGTGACGGTGCTGGCGTCCTGGCGCTTCCATGCCCCGAGTCTCAGTCGCGGTCTACTGTGGAAAGGTGCAGCAGCCGGCGGATGACCTCGTCCCGCGTCTGCGCGTCGTCACGCGCGAACTCTCCCCCATGGACGACGTCCTCGACTACACGACGGGCTACGACCCGCTGTTCTGGAGCCGCCGAGGAGAGTCGCTCGCGGGCTTCGGCGACCTGCTGACGCTGCGGTACACCGGCGCGCAGCCGGGCGACGCGACGATCGCGGATCGCTGGCGCCGGATCGCCGCCGCCGCCGACATCGACGACCCCCTGGGCCTGCCCGGTACGGGGCTCGTGGCCTTCGGCTCGTTCGTGTTCGACCCCCGGTCGGAGCGCGAGAGCATCCTGCGGGTTCCCGGCACGATCGTGGGACGCCATGGCGGTCGCGCGTGGGTCACGCGGCTAGCCTTCGCCGACACCCCCGACGAGCCCGAACCCGAGCTGCCGCCCCGCTCCCCGTTCGGTCCGCACTGGTCGGCCACGCTCGGTCCCGGGAGGCAGACCGCCGAGGGATACCAGGAGGCCGTGCACCACGCCGTCGAGGCGATCGGAGTGGGTGAGGTCCGGAAGGTCGTGCTCGCGCGCGACATCGTCGGCACGATCCCCGCCGGCTCCGACCGTCGCCGCCTCGTGCGGTCGCTGCTGGAGGGCTACCCCGACTGCTGGGTGTTCGCCGTCGACGGTCTGATCGGCGCGAGCCCCGAGACGCTCGTCACCGTGTCGCGCGGCACCGTCACCGCCCGGGTGCTGGCCGGGACCACGGCGCGCGGAGGCGACGCCGACAGCGATGTCGCCGCGGCCCTCGCCCTCACCGAGAGCGCGAAGGACCAGGAGGAGCACCGGTTCGCCGTGCAGAGCGTCCTCGCCGCCCTCCGCCCGCACACCTCGGCCCTCGCGGCCGCCGAGCAGCCCTTCACGCTGAAGCTCCCGAACGTCTGGCACCTGGCGACCGACGTCGAGGGCGAGCTGTCGGAAGCGGCATCCTCCCTCGACCTCGTCGCCGTGCTCCACCCCACCGCCGCGGTCGCCGGAACCCCCACCGCGGTGGCCATGGACGTCATCCGCCGCCTCGAGCCCTTCGACCGCGGGCGCTACGCCGGCGCCGTCGGGTGGATCGGCGCGTCGGGCGACGGCGAGTGGGCCATCGCCCTGCGCTGCGCGCAGATCGACCCCGCCGCCCCCGCATCCCCCACCGCGACGATCACCGCGTACGCGGGCGCCGGGATCGTCGCCGAGAGCGTGCCGGAGTCGGAGCTGCTGGAGACCCGCGTGAAGTTCCGGCCGATCGTCGAGGCCCTGGCCTAGGACTCCGCGAGCCGCTGCTTCTCGATCGCGACGTCGTAGTCGGCCGTGGGCCACTGCGGGTCGATGTCCGTGAGGGCGTCGATGAGCAGCCGCTGCACCGCGAGCCGCGCGTACCACTTGCGGTCGGCGGGCACGACGTGCCACGGGGCGAGCGGCGTGGAGGTGCGTTCGAGCGCCACCTGGTAGGCATCCATGTAGTCGTCCCACAGGGCACGCTCGTCGACGTCGGACGGGTTGTACTTCCAGTGCTTGTCGGGCCGGTCGAGACGGGATGCCAGGCGCTCGCGCTGCTCGTCCTTCGAGATGTGCAGCATGACCTTGACGACCCGGATGCCGAGCTCCGCCGCCTCGGCCTCGAACGCGACGATCGCTCCGTAGCGCCGCTCGATCTCGTCGGCCGGGGCGAGGGAGCGGACGCGTCCGATGAGCACGTCCTCGTAGTGCGAGCGATCGAAGACGCCGAGGCGACCCGCGTCCGGCAGACGTTTGCGGATGCGCCACAGGAAGTCGTGCGCCAGCTCCTCGGCGGTCGGCTTCTTGAACGAGGCCAGCTCGACGCCCTGCGGGTCGACGGCGCCGACGACGTGCTTGACGATGCCGCCCTTCCCGGCGGTGTCCATCGCCTGCAGCACCAGCAGCACCGAACCGGTCGCCGTGCCGGCGACGCTCTGTGCGAAAAGACGCTCCTGCAGGTCGGCCAGCGGTGCGACGCCCGCGTCCAGGTCGGCCTTGCCCTGGTCCTTGTCGCCGTCGTAGCCCGGCGTGGACCGGGGGTCGACATCGGCGAGACGGAACCCCGGTGCGACGTTCAGGGCGACGGCGGCGGGCGTGGTCCAACGGCTGTGCGAACTCATCGACACATCGTGCCGTGCCAGACGAACTCTCGCCAAGAGGTTGACGCCGCGCGGGTCAGCGCTCGAGCGGAACCTCGATCAGCTGGCGACCGCCCGCAGGGGACGTGAGCGCCTGGTCGAGGGCGACGCGCGTCGTCACCCGGCGGTACTCCCAGCCGTACGCGAGCGCGAGCTGCTCGAGCCGGACGTTCTGCGGCGTGTACTGCACGCGCTCCATCGCGTCCGCCCCCGCGACGCCGGCGACCTCGAGGCCGTCGAAGATCGTGCCGCCACCGTCGTTGCCGACGATCACCTGAAGCCGCGGCTCGTGCTCCCCGGGGGGAAGGAGGAGTGCCCCCACGTCGTGCAGGAACGCGAGGTCGCCGAGCAGGACGCGCGTGACGCCCGGGCGTTCGTCGTCCTGGCTGGCCAGGGCGACACCGGTCGCGGTCGCGATCGTCCCGTCGATGCCGGCGAGCCCGCGGTTGGCGTGCACGGCCACCTTCTTGCCCCCGAGCAGTTCGTCGGCGACCCGGACGAGACGCGACGACCCGAACACGAGCCGGTCGTGGGGCCAGGTCGCGCGCCACACGGCGTCGACCAGGGCGGCACGGTCGACGGGAGCGCGGATCACCGCGACCTCAGCGTTGATCGCGCCGAGTCGCTCGTGCGGAACAGCGGACGACAGACCGTCCGCGTCGGGAGCGGGAGGGCTGAGATCGACGGCCGCCGCGCGCGACGCGCGCATCCACTCCCCCAGCCACGCGCGGTCCCCGGCGCCGTCGGCATCCACGGCGTCCGCCGCCCGGGTCGCCCCGTTGAGGTTGATGGGCTCGCCCGGACCGCGCACCGCGATCACCTCGACGTCCTCGCGTCCGAGTAGGCGCGCGATCTCGCGGCTGAGGGTGGGGTGCCCGAACACCACGACCCGCTCGATGCGGCCCCCGAGCGCCGGGTCGCGCAGGAGCGTGCGGTAGGCGTGCACGACGTGTCGGCCGTAGCGCGCGCCGCTGACGATCTCGGCGACGAGCGGGAAGCCGCCGCGGTGGGCGAGCTCCTCGGCCGCGGGGCCCGCATCCGCGCCGGCGACCACGATCGTCCGCCGCCCTGGTTCGAGGATCACCGGCGCCTCGGGC encodes:
- a CDS encoding carboxypeptidase regulatory-like domain-containing protein produces the protein MQRQSTEATISGRVIIPDGVTVDLSRFAVQAYAQGTLAGSSPVAADGSYLITAARGGSFQVKFAVPSDAPVLGEWWEGKEYDTEATPIVIADGGSVTGIDATLRRSGSISGRITLPAGIRGEVTVRAFLGSGQPRGNARSLGNGGFIITGLAEGSYSLQFFSNQLPVVEQWWTGKADYASADRIALGAGEVATGYDVTMVAAATISGRMTFPAGVRPGESNPSVQLYREDGSWYPISALVDGDGRYRIPNVAPGTYRVSFGSGSLPILPEWWNDKPDFASADPITVVAGENRTGVNVTFAKAPTIHGKVTLPPGVSFSDGIVQVRLTRASDGGGVAATTVRPDGTYSFGSLRPTAYRVAFVAQRLPVLDEWWEDAADEASSTPVTLAVGEDRALDAALAPAAIISGRVWVPTGLGSTAAGVTVTAYAGPDAAARTTTTAADGSYTLSGLPAGSYRLRFSSDMLPVAAEWWNNAADYASASPIAVRVSQVRSGFNAYLDRPSSISGRVTLPAGVVATAGQVHVDAYSAARERVGTADVRADGTYTIRGLTPATYRLLFRADDLPVAYEWWQDQPSFVSASDVVLGVREAREGVDASLERAASLSGTVSLPPGTSFDQGRVEAAVFAAEDGTSPVGTAVVRPDGTYLVQGLRSASVKVRFTACGIAAADEWWNNKNDFATALRQTTVNGSEKKNVNVVLAAASAGQPC
- a CDS encoding FAD-dependent oxidoreductase; its protein translation is MTKLRLAIVGAGPAGIYAADILLKAEREFDVSIDLFEQLPAPYGLVRYGVAPDHPRIKGVITALREVLDRGDIRIFGNVDFGTDITLDDLKQHYNAVIFATGAIRDADLDIPGIDAKGSYGAADFVSWFDGHPDVPREWPLEAESVAVIGNGNVALDVTRMLAKHADDLLPTEVPDNVYQGLKASPVTDVHVFGRRGPAQVKFTPLELRELGELRDVDMVVYDEDFDYDEASLTAIQTNKQVKVIDRVLQQWRTRPGVNNAGGEASRRLHLHFWAKPVEVVTDADGRVAAFRYERTKPDAEGGVIGTGEIREVAIQAIYRAVGYFGSPLADVPFDERHGVIPNHEGQVLASDSNERIPGLYATGWIKRGPVGLIGHTKSDAMETVRHVINDQAEWWRPAHPEEEAIPALLAERGVRWTDLAGWHRLDEHEIALGAPHERARIKVVPRDEMIRVSRGE
- a CDS encoding polyprenyl synthetase family protein, with translation MTPRPPAAGTRLSGKLGLSDRIFGGLRARTLLSTVEAGLDLVESTLEREVRSADKLADVTARYLYEAGGKRVRPMLAILTAQLGRGTTPEVVEVATALELTHLGSLYHDDVMDGADKRRGVPSAQTVWGNNIAILTGDLLFSRASQLMARRGERAIQLQADTFERLVLGQMHETVGPQEGDEPVEFYLRVLADKTGSLIAAAAQSGVIYSGAPEEFEAPMVVFGEKAGVAFQLLDDVIDLSPDPSETGKVPGTDLRAGVPTMPYLLLGHRSDQASADLRARIDEGQDRIAAGADPAILDDPLTELREHETTRETLDLAHRWSQEAIDALAPLPDGAVREALTRFARAVADRSA
- a CDS encoding demethylmenaquinone methyltransferase, whose protein sequence is MSSDPNRADLGKDPQRVSGMFDQVAAAYDRTNSVLSLGNDRFWRVATLKAVAPQRGERILDLAAGTGTSSMAFVPSGAHVVAADFSRGMIAEGRRRHGNVPNLEFVQADATDLPFQDGEFDAVTMSFGLRNVNDPRRALRELRRVTKPGGRIVVCEFSHPPSRAFNGLYRFYNDRVLPTVAKAVSSNAEAYDYLNESIRDWPDQPTLAAWMRDAGWVDVAYRNLTFGIVALHRGSNPGA
- a CDS encoding DUF402 domain-containing protein; translation: MTSRPAPGTRLVFRWRKWDGSPHWEQDCVYLGSDDWGDWFGQQIGWRSVRPGREFVCREPNVTLVPASGDWAFTHNAAPHPVAVYIDLAWDAGWDDDGAPVGIDMDLDVVRRTDERGTWIDDRDEWDEHRVKYGYPADVVTHLESVAVDLERRVRDREAPFSDDVTGPWLKRLADLAQAGDGESGRA
- a CDS encoding isochorismate synthase, which encodes MDDVLDYTTGYDPLFWSRRGESLAGFGDLLTLRYTGAQPGDATIADRWRRIAAAADIDDPLGLPGTGLVAFGSFVFDPRSERESILRVPGTIVGRHGGRAWVTRLAFADTPDEPEPELPPRSPFGPHWSATLGPGRQTAEGYQEAVHHAVEAIGVGEVRKVVLARDIVGTIPAGSDRRRLVRSLLEGYPDCWVFAVDGLIGASPETLVTVSRGTVTARVLAGTTARGGDADSDVAAALALTESAKDQEEHRFAVQSVLAALRPHTSALAAAEQPFTLKLPNVWHLATDVEGELSEAASSLDLVAVLHPTAAVAGTPTAVAMDVIRRLEPFDRGRYAGAVGWIGASGDGEWAIALRCAQIDPAAPASPTATITAYAGAGIVAESVPESELLETRVKFRPIVEALA
- a CDS encoding polyphosphate kinase 2 family protein, translating into MSSHSRWTTPAAVALNVAPGFRLADVDPRSTPGYDGDKDQGKADLDAGVAPLADLQERLFAQSVAGTATGSVLLVLQAMDTAGKGGIVKHVVGAVDPQGVELASFKKPTAEELAHDFLWRIRKRLPDAGRLGVFDRSHYEDVLIGRVRSLAPADEIERRYGAIVAFEAEAAELGIRVVKVMLHISKDEQRERLASRLDRPDKHWKYNPSDVDERALWDDYMDAYQVALERTSTPLAPWHVVPADRKWYARLAVQRLLIDALTDIDPQWPTADYDVAIEKQRLAES
- the menD gene encoding 2-succinyl-5-enolpyruvyl-6-hydroxy-3-cyclohexene-1-carboxylic-acid synthase, which produces MAQGETGAAAPSTDAAAALLAGLVARGVRHLVVSPGSRSQALALVAADLERAGLVRLHVRIDERVAGFTALGIGRETGMPAAVICTSGTAVANLLPAALEAHHSGVPLLLLTADRPPELRGVGANQTTRQPGLFHSTTRFEADLSVPDTVDPDATAPQTAAFDAVAATALAAALGEGTRPAGPVHLNVPLREPLAGAAPAWLVDRATRPAAPGDPAADEASGALYQGGGGIGIADVAPEPEAPVILEPGRRTIVVAGADAGPAAEELAHRGGFPLVAEIVSGARYGRHVVHAYRTLLRDPALGGRIERVVVFGHPTLSREIARLLGREDVEVIAVRGPGEPINLNGATRAADAVDADGAGDRAWLGEWMRASRAAAVDLSPPAPDADGLSSAVPHERLGAINAEVAVIRAPVDRAALVDAVWRATWPHDRLVFGSSRLVRVADELLGGKKVAVHANRGLAGIDGTIATATGVALASQDDERPGVTRVLLGDLAFLHDVGALLLPPGEHEPRLQVIVGNDGGGTIFDGLEVAGVAGADAMERVQYTPQNVRLEQLALAYGWEYRRVTTRVALDQALTSPAGGRQLIEVPLER